From the Leishmania mexicana MHOM/GT/2001/U1103 complete genome, chromosome 14 genome, the window CCTGTGTGCATGTACACAGGTGAAtctgctcttcttccctttGTTATTTTCTTTGCTCGCTTATCTCTCTCCTGTCGTGCGGTACGGCAAGCGCGCGGTCATTTGTTGGCGCGTGCGTTGTTTTTGCGCTCGTGCTCCCCCTGTCGTGCGTGCTGGTGTTGGGAGGGCTGCGTTCCCGGCTCACTCAGCGCTGGGCTTATCCCCCTCGCGCGTCGTTGCCGTCACCTTTCATTCCCCGCTTGTGACACGCACGTTTCCCCACCATGTCGGCGCCTTTTTCGTCCGCAAGTCCGTCTTTGTCGCCGTCGGTGGCAACGAAGCGCGTGATTGCGTCTCCGCGCACCGCACATGACCTCACCATGCGGTTGGGCAGTGACGGCTTGCACGCTAGTCGCTCTGGTTTGGCGTCCCcgctgacggagctgctTGCGTCTTCCCCTTCAcgtctgctgccgctctccaCTGATGTCGCTCTCTCACCAAGTAACTGGGCTGGCCGAgggagcggcggtgctgcattGCTGCTGCAACCGGCGCGCGAGCAGGCGAGGGTGCCAGGGGCACCTGACATCACTCCCACGGCCCCGTCACGTCAAACGCGCCGGGGTAGCAGCCTAGGGCGTAGTTCGCCGTTTcaagcgccgctgcagcgagagggaggatCTCTGGCAACCGACGGCACCTTTGACTCGCAGCCACCGTCTTCTGGGGAGCGGAATTCTTTCCTGACGGTGCCGCAGACGAACACCGGAAAAGGTGTTCCGCCTCCGAAGCGAGGTATACCGGTGCTCTCGGGAGCACTGTCGACCCCTTCATCCTCCTCACAGACGTTTCCGCGCACGTCCCTTCTCGCCACCctcaacagcggcggcacacgcgacgacggtgcgctggtgcagcacaCACTCACGAAGTTGCCGACGAGCGCAGTCACGGGAGATAAAGCGCCGCGCGAGTGCGACACCTCACTCGTCGGCCGCACCTTGCACGAGAGCCCGCTGGGCATGACAGGTGGCGCTGGGACGGCGAGTCGCACTCTGGAAACATATGCCCTTCCTAATGCGCTTGTCGGCGGGGGATCCTCGAACTGCACGACACCGCACTCGCTCTCCACAACGATGGTGAGCCCGCACGGCCGCTCGACCTTCGCTGCATCGATCTTGACGACGTGCCCGCAGCCGACGACGGGGAACGGAAATGCGAGTGCGGGCGGTCCCGCTGGGCTTAGCGCCAATCTGAACGGCGCGTGCGCTTTCACACCTAGTAGCCTCTCGCAAGATGGCAACGGAGGGCAGTACCGGGCGCCACGCCTGGCGAGCCATCTGTTCCTCGAGGATGGATTCATTCCAGATATGGCGTTGCCACCTGCGACACTGCAGAGCCCGGCGGTGCCGGACGGGCAACAGCGCTTGGGTtggagcggcggcagcggccatcTCAGCGTCACCGCCCTGGACCAGTCGCGAACGCCGCTGTGCTCTGCGGAGCGCCGGGTAAGCTTATGTGACGAGGGCAGTGCCCTCGCTGCTGTCTCCCTGTCCGCCGACGCGTCGAGACCGACGGCGGCAAACTTTGTGAAGGGTGAGCTCATTGGGAAAGGCAGCTATGGCGCTGTGTACCGGgggatgcagcgcagcaacaacagaaTTATAGCAATGAAGGAGATTCGGCTGCCTGGCGtagtggagcagcagctgcggcagtcCGAAAAGCTGGCGGCTACGGCGGCGTTGCCTGCGGGTGTGTCGTCGTCTccggtgctgccggcgtcgaATTCAGCcaagggagagagcgcgttggcgaaggaggtggcggctaTCAAACGTGAGCTGACGCTTCTCAAGCAGCTGAACCACCCGAACATTGTCCGCTACCTGAACGACGAGGTCGTCGACGGCACGCTGCGCATATACATGGACTACGTctcgggcggcagcgtgaCGGCCGCGCTCAGGTCGTACGGCAGCTTTGAGGAGCCGCAGGCGGCCGCGCTGTGTtttcagctgctgcaggggcTCGCCCACATGCACCGCCGTGGCATCATTCACCGGGATTTGAAGGGTGACAACTTGCTGTTGGAGACGTCGAGTCAGCTCAAAATTGCGGATCTGGGCACTGCCAAGAGCATCTGCTCGtcggcgacgatgacgacaaATATCGTCGGAACGGCGTACTTTATGGCTCCGGAAGTACTGCagccgagcagcgccacggtagggacggcggcggatATCTGGTCCGTTGCCTGCTGCGTGATCGAGATGCTGACGGGCAAGCCACCGCTCTCTGACCTGCCGAATCAGTTCACGGTGATGATGGCGATTGGTGGCTCGGCCACGGTGCCTCTCGACAAGTACATTCCAGCTGACAACACGTGGTCCAGTGAGGTGCTCGACTTCATATCGCAATGCCTGCGCGTAAATCCGGCACAGAGGCCcacggcggtggagctgctgcagcacagctGGTTCGCGAAGCTTCTGAACGTGACGCACATGCCATCTATgtcgacgccggcgacgctCACCTCCTTTGTGACCCCCACCGCCCCGTCTGTTGAGCGCCCCCTCACCTTATTACCACAGCGACACATGGTGTCCCCAATATGCTCGCCTAACTTGACCGCGGCGCTCACACCAGGCTACGGTGGGCTACAGTATAGCGCCGGCCAACCGGAAAGTCGTAATagcagccgcgccagcagccgcaccagcaggGAGCGCAAAGGGAAGCGGGACAAGCGGGCCTCAgcgcggcgccacacacgctACTCGCCCAGCGGCGTCACGAGCGTGGGATCGCGCCACTCACAAGAAAGTTCTCAGGCGAGCACGCCGCagtacagcagcagcactcgtACTCGCGACGGATCAGCGCAGAGCGCTTCCTTGACGCGGTCACACAGCCATCCGGATAGGCAGCACGGCTCCAACTCGAGGCGCAAGGTTTATGCGCAAATTCCGGGTCAGGGACTTCTCAAGGACGACTCTCGGCAAagctccagcagcgagtACACGATGCAGCACCACACGTGCACCACCGGTAGTGGTGggggcggtgacggcggcggggaTAACAAAAACAGAAGTGCCTTCCTCCCTGCCATCACGCACAACGGAAACGTAGCACTATCGCCGTGCGGCTACTCCCTCGACGTCTTGCGTAGCAACCGATCGCTGAGAAACAGCGGAAGCTCGCGCGAGCCGACGAAGGCTTACTCGTACACCACCGATATGGAGAACAGGAACCGCGACTTGCTGCACCTCGGCCAATGCCTAAGCGACCATCAGCAGCCCTTCTCCCGCGACTTGGCCGACTCGTCTGTGCAGTACGGAAGCGTCACCAAGGCCGGTGTGGATAGCGGATTGAGCGCCCGTGGTGCTGGGAGCCACAGCATGATCGACGACCTGGAAGGCTCCGGTCAGCGGACGCTGCCCCCCAACATCTCCGCACTCCCCTCGACCTCGTGCAAGAacacgcgcaccagcgaGTGAGCTAGTTAAAACACCTGTCTCTCCATGGCACCGaatgtgtgcgtctgtgtgtgtgtgtgcttggaTGTGCTGTCAACGCGCTGGCTGACTTTGGCTGCTCTCCGGGCGTCATACCACGCAGGGGGCCGTTCTTGCGTATCTGCGTACTGCGGCGAAGGCTCGCCATCGGCAATGAGCGCGCACGTCCGGCAAACTGCCCTCTGCCCCACGACCTCCCCCatgcagccgcacacgcgcacacgcacattcGCCTCTTCATCCGCTTCCCATAGCGAGCCAACGAGGCTCTGTGGCGGACTCAAAGCTATTTTCTTTCCTTCGCGCTCTCTGTAAGGGGACTTCATCCGCACCCGTTTCGTGTTCTTGTACAGTTCTTCTCCAGACGGCCAGAGCCGAGGAAGCGTACCGGCATCGGGCGCCAGTGCTCATGCTCGTGCATCGTATACACCACGCGATGCTCCCTGCTCccttgctgttgctgctctgcTGTCACGCTGTCATTGGAACTCCCCGCTCGGGCCGTCTTTTCTATTTCGCGGCTGGCGTGCTGGCATCGGTCCCACCCCATCGAGCCGCCGCTCGCATCTCCATCACGTGAGACGGGAGAGCCGGTGGGATGGGTGGGCGCGCAGTTCGGTGCGTGCGCAACAAAGGTATACATACGTCCCCTACATGCCACCGTGAGTAAATGGGTCTCGGGGCAAACGGCGCGATcgcacacactcgccatGTCGGATGATGCGACTATACGTATGCTGCCGGTGGCGAGATCGATCCTCTACACTGACCctgccctctcctcgccgctTCTCACTCATGCTggcgaggcagaggaagcattggcgcgctgcgtgtgtgttgaaGCGCTGTTCTTGGCTGTGTGCCTCCCGTCCATCGTTTCATTGCCCCCCCTCGCGGGTCTGCCGTGGCCTGGCGTCTGTGCCTCTCACGTGTGCAACAGGAGAGGAGCAGACGATATCGCCCGCTTATCtttgctgcgcgcgcgcctctcccGTCACCCCCCTTtgtgtggtgtgggtgtctgtctgctccctcacccctccgCTAGGTGTGTCtgcatgcgtgtctgcgcgtgcactGGTCTGGTCTCGTCTCCCTACATCACCGCCTCACGCACTCGCCCACTCGCTGCGGTCGTCacgcccgcctcctcctcccttgtGCGGGGAAAGGCGGCATCGGCCACTTTCGGCTCTGTCATTGCGGCTTCTGCTTGTCCCTGCCCGATGACGaggcagtgtgagggggaggaaggggcgcACGTCAGTGTGTGGCATCCAGGGTCCACTACCCACATGCTGTGTGGGGGTAGGCCAGGcagcccccgccgccccttacccctgccaatgccgagccGCCGCTTCCGGTGGTGACGGGGTCAGGCGCCGATAGCGTAGGGTGCGGtgaggtcctggatggcgccgcgtcggagcggccCGTCACGGTGggcacgtctgcgccatccgTGCGGCGGGCAGAGTGCCGGCGTGACTGGAAGGCATCTGACCGGGCCCCCACACGGCCCGCTGGTGGTGAGGCGCCTGGGCCAccccgaggaggacgcgccacgtggcggccggcacaATGGGGTGCggtgggagtgggggagcggctgtgaggggACATGCGAGGCGTGTAGTGCGTAGAGGGTGACGCAGGGACCGTGCTCAGGtgaccgagtcggcgcactgctggaGCCTGCGCCcttcgctgcttcgcaccacgcgatggggggggggagcctGTGAcggcgcgggggagggacgtCGAGCAGAGTTTGAGCGCGTACTGCACGGCCGCCCCGGTGCACGTGGAAGTCAACGTCTACTTGGCTGCATCGGTTTCTGTTTCTTTTGTGTTTATGCGGTACCGCACCATTCTGCGCACCATCACCGACATGAGCACGCGCGTCCCGCTTCCTCTTTTCTTGTTGTGACGCCGTATTGGTGATGCCGTGGCGGGTGCCTTCTCTGTTCATGTGCGAATTATGGATTCACATATACGTCCACACAGCACAgacaacacacacatatatatatgtagatatatgtaTCGAGAGGATTACGTGGAGTGAGAGACGGCGATGATCGTAGTGATGGTGATGGGTGCTTTGTcgcatccccctccctctgcacgTTCCTTTctgtggtgtgtgtatgtgtgttgtTTCTCTGACGTATGTGCGTGTTCACCATCGTGTGCCGTGTCCTCGCCGTCTGCGGGGTAGCTTTGCGTTCTTGTCGGCCCTGTTGTTGTGATGTCGTGCCACTGTATGCGGTGACAACAGCCGGTGCGcgagagggaaagaaaagCTTCTAGGAAGTAGTGCCGCAACGTGAGcaagaaggaaaagagaacCCACACGTGatgtggtgtgcgtgcgtgcgggccaACACTCGGATCCACACGGACGGACTGACATGGACGGGACGACATGGGCGGGCTGACATCCCTTTGAGAGTCTGTACTCACGATCTTCTAGTCAACGCAAGCGTCAGAGGGCGAAGAAAGCGGGGGACGGGGGTGTTGGTCTTTGGCGTAGGCCAGGGCCTTattgtgccgccgcctctcctccctctccgcctcagCTCTCTtccacctgctgctggaTCATCTCTCCACTGTCTGAGGGCCTTTCCACCTCACCTGTGCCTCTGCTCATCCGCCTTCCCGCACGTACTAAGAGCCACAcgaacgcacgcacccacaccggCGTGTGTCCCATTCCTGCTTCCCTCTTGAGTCCGATGTACAATCCGGCGCTACCCAACCACTACCGCGACGTCGTCTTTACGTCGTATGTCCGCCGGCGCcaacgcgaggaggcggcggccgcacagaagcagcggcagccgaaCGCGCTCGCCTCGGCGCTGTCTGCGTCGTCGCACGTCGCACCGCCCATGGCATCTGCGAGCGCGCCACTGCTGGGCCTTTCGGCAGAGGAACTTCACCAGCACCGTATCAAGGAGAGTGCTGCCCTCGGCATCCAGCGGGCGGTGatgatggagaaggaggcccTCGAGGTGGAGCACAAGAAGCGCAAGCTCGAGGGAAGCGATGCCCGATCTCGCATCAGCAGTCGCCTCGACAAACTCAAAGCGTTGGCGGCGAAGTCAAAGGCGGTGACAGGTGTGTCGGTCTCCGCTGACGCTGGTGACGCTGTGTTGCAACCAGACGGCCCGACATCGCCAACGTCGTCTCAAAAaacatcgtcgtcgtcgttcgccgccgaagcagcaccgtctgctCCGCTCATGTTCCAGCGCTCCTCCCTTGCGGCGGGTGGGTATGTCATGGCCGCGGCCGACCCATCCCTCCCAGgcatgctgctgcgcaccagcacacgGTCTGCTGTCCAAGGAAAGCCGAGCTCTACGCTTCTCCTGCGCTTCCTTCATGATAGCCCCGTGCTGGGGTGGAGTGAAGCCGCCATCGCAGAGGCGTCTACCTTGTCCTCGGCGGAGTCGTCCCTGTGCGCACCGGTGCTGACGCAGGTGCAACAGCTATGCCGCCGGTTCGGATTTGTGCGTAGCATGGCCGCACGTGTGTATGCCGAGGATGTCGTCACCGCAGCCCTCGCACGCTCACGTTCACAGACCAGCGTGGAGACCCAAGTGCCGTCTGCCGAGGAGGTCCGGCGGGAGCAgttgcgcgtgtgggtgcgcttCGACAGCGTCACGGAGGCCTtcaaggcggcggagagTCTCGCGAAGGAGGTGTCGCCTGCCACACCGGCTGGTCGACCTGTGTTCGCGGTGGCTTTCTACCCGACTGGCCTCTACGACTCGgacgcgctggagctgcgTGAGGAGGACCTGCTGGCCCCCGCTGcgtgaagggggagagaatgGGGCGGGAAAGACGACAGATactgcacacagagagagaggaaggcgtgtgtttgtgccgTCTTCCCATCttccaccacctccttgcGCGACCAGATCCCGTCGTGATACGGAGAGCACATGGCTCTCGCTCCTACTTTGGTATTCTGCACCTTTAATCGTGTCTTCTTGCCTCCCTCTCGGGCAGAAACCTACGCACCCTCTCTTGCTCCGGCGGCTTCATGGGCCCTCGCCTCTCCGTCCATGAGCGGCACCTCCACACCAACCAGCGAAGATGAGAACGAATCGTGCATGGATACCCTGGTGCCATACGCTTTTCGCCTACCTTTGCGTCACCTTCCCTCCTGCGTGATCGTTGACTTCTCGGTGGACAGCACTGGAGTTGAAACCATCGACCGCTGCCAACTGatcgtgtgcgcgcgctttACCGTGCGTTCTTCGCTCGCTTTTGATATTCTGATCTCCCGATGACGcagtgcgtctgtgtgtgtgagggggaggaaggggcgcACGTCAGTGTGTGGCATCCAGGGTCCACTACCCACATGCTGTGTGGGGGTAGGCCAGGcagcccccgccgccccttacccctgccaatgccgagccGCCGCTTCCGGTGGTGACGGGGTCAGGCGCCGACAGCGTAGGGTGCGGtgaggtcctggatggcgccgcgtcggagcggccCGTCACGGTGggcacgtctgcgccatccgTGCGGCGGGCAGAGTGCCGGCGTGACTGGAAGGCATCTGACCGGGCCCCCACACGGCCCGCTGGTGGTGAGGCGCCTGGGCCAccccgaggaggacgcgccacgtggcggccggcacaATGGGGTGCggtgggagtgggggagcggctgtgaggggACATGCGAGGCGTGTAGTGCGTAGAGGGTGACGCAGGGACCGTGCTCAGGtgaccgagtcggcgcactgctggaGCCTGCGCCcttcgctgcttcgcaccacgcgatgggggggggagcctGTGAcggcgcgggggagggacgtCGAGCAGAGTTTGAGCGCGTACTGCACGGCCGCCCCGGTGCACGTGGAAGTCAACGTCTACTTGGCTGCATCGGTTTCTGTTTCTTTTGTGTTTATGCGGTACCGCANNNNNNNNNNNNNNNNNNNNNNNNNNNNNNNNNNNNNNNNNNNNNNNNNNNNNNNNNNNNNNNNNNNNNNNNNNNNNNNNNNNNNNNNNNNNNNNNNNNNGAGGCGTGTAGTGCGTAGAGGGTGACGCAGGGACCGTGCTCAGGtgaccgagtcggcgcactgctggaGCCTGCGCCcttcgctgcttcgcaccacgcgatgggggggggagcctGTGAcggcgcgggggagggacgtCGAGCAGAGTTTGAGCGCGTACTGCACGGCCGCCCCGGTGCACGTGGAAGTCAACGTCTACTTGGCTGCATCGGTTTCTGTTTCTTTTGTGTTTATGCGGTACCGCACCATTCTGCGCACCATCACCGACATGAGCACGCGCGTCCCGCTTCCTCTTTTCTTGTTGTGACGCCGTATTGGTGATGCCGTGGCGGGTGCCTTCTCTGTTCATGTGCGAATTATGGATTCACATATACGTCCACACAGCACAgacaacacacacatatatatatgtagatatatgtaTCGAGAGGATTACGTGGAGTGAGAGACGGCGATGATCGTAGTGATGGTGATGGGTGCTTTGTcgcatccccctccctctgcacgTTCCTTTctgtggtgtgtgtatgtgtgttgtTTCTCTGACGTATGTGCGTGTTCACCATCGTGTGCCGTGTCCTCGCCGTCTGCGGGGTAGCTTTGCGTTCTTGTCGGCCCTGTTGTTGTGATGTCGTGCCACTGTATGCGGTGACAACAGCCGGTGCGcgagagggaaagaaaagCTTCTAGGAAGTAGTGCCGCAACGTGAGcaagaaggaaaagagaacCCACACGTGatgtggtgtgcgtgcgtgcgggccaACACTCGGATCCACACGGACGGACTGACATGGACGGGACGACATGGGCGGGCTGACATCCCTTTGAGAGTCTGTACTCACGATCTTCTAGTCAACGCAAGCGTCAGAGGGCGAAGAAAGCGGGGGACGGGGGTGTTGGTCTTTGGCGTAGGCCAGGGCCTTattgtgccgccgcctctcctccctctccgcctcagCTCTCTtccacctgctgctggaTCATCTCTCCACTGTCTGAGGGCCTTTCCACCTCACCTGTGCCTCTGCTCATCCGCCTTCCCGCACGTACTAAGAGCCACAcgaacgcacgcacccacaccggCGTGTGTCCCATTCCTGCTTCCCTCTTGAGTCCGATGTACAATCCGGCGCTACCCAACCACTACCGCGACGTCGTCTTTACGTCGTATGTCCGCCGGCGCcaacgcgaggaggcggcggccgcacagaagcagcggcagccgaaCGCGCTCGCCTCGGCGCTGTCTGCGTCGTCGCACGTCGCACCGCCCATGGCATCTGCGAGCGCGCCACTGCTGGGCCTTTCGGCAGAGGAACTTCACCAGCACCGTATCAAGGAGAGTGCTGCCCTCGGCATCCAGCGGGCGGTGatgatggagaaggaggcccTCGAGGTGGAGCACAAGAAGCGCAAGCTCGAGGGAAGCGATGCCCGATCTCGCATCAGCAGTCGCCTCGACAAACTCAAAGCGTTGGCGGCGAAGTCAAAGGCGGTGACAGGTGTGTCGGTCTCCGCTGACGCTGGTGACGCTGTGTTGCAACCAGACGGCCCGACATCGCCAACGTCGTCTCAAAAaacatcgtcgtcgtcgttcgccgccgaagcagcaccgtctgctCCGCTCATGTTCCAGCGCTCCTCCCTTGCGGCGGGTGGGTATGTCATGGCCGCGGCCGACCCATCCCTCCCAGgcatgctgctgcgcaccagcacacgGTCTGCTGTCCAAGGAAAGCCGAGCTCTACGCTTCTCCTGCGCTTCCTTCATGATAGCCCCGTGCTGGGGTGGAGTGAAGCCGCCATCGCAGAGGCGTCTACCTTGTCCTCGGCGGAGTCGTCCCTGTGCGCACCGGTGCTGACGCAGGTGCAACAGCTATGCCGCCGGTTCGGATTTGTGCGTAGCATGGCCGCACGTGTGTATGCCGAGGATGTCGTCACCGCAGCCCTCGCACGCTCACGTTCACAGACCAGCGTGGAGACCCAAGTGCCGTCTGCCGAGGAGGTCCGGCGGGAGCAgttgcgcgtgtgggtgcgcttCGACAGCGTCACGGAGGCCTtcaaggcggcggagagTCTCGCGAAGGAGGTGTCGCCTGCCACACCGGCTGGTCGACCTGTGTTCGCGGTGGCTTTCTACCCGACTGGCCTCTACGACTCGgacgcgctggagctgcgTGAGGAGGACCTGCTGGCCCCCGCTGcgtgaagggggagagaatgGGGCGGGAAAGACGACAGATactgcacacagagagagaggaaggcgtgtgtttgtgccgTCTTCCCATCttccaccacctccttgcGCGACCAGATCCCGTCGTGATACGGAGAGCACATGGCTCTCGCTCCTACTTTGGTATTCTGCACCTTTAATCGTGTCTTCTTGCCTCCCTCTCGGGCAGAAACCTACGCACCCTCTCTTGCTCCGGCGGCTTCATGGGCCCTCGCCTCTCCGTCCATGAGCGGCACCTCCACACCAACCAGCGAAGATGAGAACGAATCGTGCATGGATACCCTGGTGCCATACGCTTTTCGCCTACCTTTGCGTCACCTTCCCTCCTGCGTGATCGTTGACTTCTCGGTGGACAGCACTGGAGTTGAAACCATCGACCGCTGCCAACTGatcgtgtgcgcgcgctttACCGTGCGTTCTTCGCTCGCTTTTGATATTCTGATCTCCCGATGACGcagtgcgtctgtgtgtgtgagggggaggaaggggcgcACGTCAGTGTGTGGCATCCAGGGTCCACTACCCACATGCTGTGTGGGGGTAGGCCAGGcagcccccgccgccccttacccctgccaatgccgagccGCCGCTTCCGGTGGTGACGGGGTCAGGCGCCGATAGCGTAGGGTGCGGcgaggtcctggatggcgccgcgtcggagcggccCGTCACGGTGggcacgtctgcgccatccgTGCGGCGGGCAGAGTGCCGGCGTGACTGGAAGGCATCTGACCGGGCCCCCACACGGCCCGCTGGTGGTGAGGCGCCTGGGCCAccccgaggaggacgcgccacgtggcggccggcacaATGGGGTGCggtgggagtgggggagcggctgtgaggggACATGCGAGGCGTGTAGTGCGTAGAGGGTGACGCAGGGACCGTGCTCAGGtgaccgagtcggcgcactgctggaGCCTGCGCCcttcgctgcttcgcaccacgcgatgggggggggagcctGTGAcggcgcgggggagggacgtCGAGCAGAGTTTGAGCACGTGCTGCACGGCCGCCCCGGTGCACGTAAAGACGAATGTAGGGACGCGGAACAGAAAATCTACTCGGATTGTCGGACTTGAGAAGTCTAGtgggcggcgcacacgctcggCACCATCGCCGACCTCTCCCTCCGGCTGCCTCGTCTAACGTTATGCACATCTCCGCCTCTTTCTACGTTCATGTCTTCTGTTCGTTTTGGTTGTGGTTGTTgggatggtgatggtggaaCACGTGCCCGCACATCCACGTACGCATGGGTACGTGCACATTGGTATAAACTCGGGGCTTTTGTGATTTGATCCCTTCATAGATATCTGACATCACTGCGTCCCGTCTTCGTTTCCTCGCCGCGTAcacccagagagagagacagacacgcgACAGAACACTCAGGCCGGCGCACCCGAGTCTTTAGCAGTCTCTAactctcccgctctctcttgGTCTGCCTCTGCTCTTACTGCCTTGCAGCCAAACCACCTCGTCTTCGTCCGTCTTCGGCCTCTCACCGTTGGTATCGCCTCCTGCTCGCGTGTGTTCCTCGTCCTGCTCCTCTACGTGAACGATCGACTCGACGGCCTcgtctccacccctccccctccccatcgtTTCGCATCACCTCTCAGAGATGGCGTCGCTCATCCCCACCCTGGCTGAGCAGGACCCGGAGCTGGCGAACATGATCGAGCTTGAGATGAGCCGTCAGTTCCGCGGCTTGGAGATGATTGCCTCGGAGAACCTGACGTCcaaggcggtgctggagtgCCTCGGTTCTACCCTGACGAACAAGTACGCTGAGGGTGAGCCTGGCAACCGCTACTACGGTGGCACTGCATTCGTCGACATGGTCGAAAACCTCGCCAAGAAGCGTGCCCTGTCCGCCTTCAGCCTCGACCCGGAAGAGTGGGGGGTCAATGTGCAGCCCTACAGTGGGTCACCGGCAAACTTCGCCGTCTACACGGGTCTGCTGGAGCCGCACAGCCGCATCATGGGCCTTGACCTGCCcagcggcggccacctcACCCATGGCTTCTACACGCCGAAGAAGAAGGTGAGCGCGACGTCTATCTACTTCGAGTCCTTTCCATACCATGTCAAGGAGGACGGCCTGATCGGCTACGACGCTCTCGAGTCCGTCGCGCTGGTGTTTCGACCTAAGATGATCATCGCAGGTGCCTCGGCGTACGCGCGTGACTTCGACTACGAGCGATTCCGTCACATCTGCGACGAGGTGGGCAGTCTTCTGTTC encodes:
- a CDS encoding putative protein kinase, with the translated sequence MALPPATLQSPAVPDGQQRLGWSGGSGHLSVTALDQSRTPLCSAERRVSLCDEGSALAAVSLSADASRPTAANFVKGELIGKGSYGAVYRGMQRSNNRIIAMKEIRLPGVVEQQLRQSEKLAATAALPAGVSSSPVLPASNSAKGESALAKEVAAIKRELTLLKQLNHPNIVRYLNDEVVDGTLRIYMDYVSGGSVTAALRSYGSFEEPQAAALCFQLLQGLAHMHRRGIIHRDLKGDNLLLETSSQLKIADLGTAKSICSSATMTTNIVGTAYFMAPEVLQPSSATVGTAADIWSVACCVIEMLTGKPPLSDLPNQFTVMMAIGGSATVPLDKYIPADNTWSSEVLDFISQCLRVNPAQRPTAVELLQHSWFAKLLNVTHMPSMSTPATLTSFVTPTAPSVERPLTLLPQRHMVSPICSPNLTAALTPGYGGLQYSAGQPESRNSSRASSRTSRERKGKRDKRASARRHTRYSPSGVTSVGSRHSQESSQASTPQYSSSTRTRDGSAQSASLTRSHSHPDRQHGSNSRRKVYAQIPGQGLLKDDSRQSSSSEYTMQHHTCTTGSGGGGDGGGDNKNRSAFLPAITHNGNVALSPCGYSLDVLRSNRSLRNSGSSREPTKAYSYTTDMENRNRDLLHLGQCLSDHQQPFSRDLADSSVQYGSVTKAGVDSGLSARGAGSHSMIDDLEGSGQRTLPPNISALPSTSCKNTRTSE